The proteins below are encoded in one region of Brachionichthys hirsutus isolate HB-005 chromosome 12, CSIRO-AGI_Bhir_v1, whole genome shotgun sequence:
- the commd6 gene encoding COMM domain-containing protein 6, which yields MPTGEALQGVGKVVDGISRLSPDLLAYACQHILSYLQGQIRGVEAADISDRFQRAGVRLDHEALQNIVRFLLLTFRSAGKSNLSADNLVSRLEEGSNKWPKASLQVMHRLWSEHGALVHAQQEVQALLSISQLVDLQWKLGMAVSSDACRSLNSPYVCLLLKIVEPSGMICHKSFEMTIPQFQNFHKQLKEIAAVMETV from the exons ATGCCAACAGGCGAGGCTCTACAGG GTGTCGGTAAAGTTGTGGACGGCATCAGTCGGCTTTCTCCAGATCTGCTGGCCTATGCC TGTCAACACATTCTGTCCTACCTCCAAGGGCAGATTAGAGGAGTGGAGGCAGCGGATATTTCTGAT AGATTTCAGAGAGCTGGAGTCAGACTTGATCATGAAGCCCTACAGAACATTGTCCGATTTCTTTTATTAACTTTCAG GTCAGCTGGAAAGAGCAACTTGTCTGCAGATAACCTTGTTTCTAGACTTGAAGAAGGCAGTAACAAGTGGCCAAAAGCTTCCCTTCAGGTGATGCATAGGTTGTGGAGTGAACATGGTGCATTAGTCCATGCTCAGCAGGAGGTCCAGGCCTTGCTCAGCATCAGTCAG TTGGTGGACCTGCAGTGGAAGCTCGGCATGGCCGTGAGCTCCGACGCGTGCCGATCGCTCAACTCCCCATACGTATGTCTGCTGCTGAAGATCGTTGAGCCCTCTGGGATGATTTGCCACAAGTCTTTTGAGATGACGATTCCGCAGTTCCAG AATTTCCACAAGCAGCTGAAGGAGATTGCAGCTGTCATGGagactgtgtga